In the genome of Aridibaculum aurantiacum, one region contains:
- a CDS encoding acyltransferase — MDKHDHLFHLLEPGKLLLADGSMQVVPANIEVGEDTKADSASIFKNFFSKLPVGLRVGSNVTFFRSYLATEEAGYIQIGDYTFMSNASIACNSEVVIGSYVFIAGGVNIVDTDFHPVAPAARLADTIAISTVGKRNLRPHFKSYPVLIEDDVWIGYNATILKGVTIGKGAIIEPGSVVSKDVPAGAVVSGNPAIVINDVYA, encoded by the coding sequence ATGGACAAACATGATCATCTTTTTCACCTTTTGGAACCCGGTAAGCTGCTCCTGGCTGACGGTTCAATGCAAGTGGTGCCTGCGAACATAGAAGTCGGAGAAGACACAAAAGCGGACTCAGCGTCTATTTTTAAAAACTTTTTTTCGAAGCTTCCCGTTGGACTACGGGTAGGAAGCAACGTAACCTTCTTTCGTTCTTATTTGGCGACTGAAGAAGCCGGCTACATCCAAATTGGTGACTATACTTTTATGTCTAACGCTTCAATTGCATGTAATAGTGAAGTTGTCATCGGGAGCTACGTGTTTATAGCAGGGGGAGTTAACATAGTCGACACAGATTTTCATCCAGTAGCACCAGCTGCTCGTTTGGCCGATACAATAGCTATTTCCACTGTCGGCAAAAGAAATCTGAGGCCGCACTTTAAGTCTTACCCCGTTTTAATTGAAGATGACGTTTGGATTGGTTATAACGCCACCATACTAAAAGGGGTGACAATTGGCAAAGGGGCCATTATTGAGCCAGGATCTGTTGTTTCAAAAGATGTTCCTGCAGGTGCTGTTGTATCAGGAAATCCAGCCATTGTAATAAATGATGTTTATGCATAA
- a CDS encoding ABC transporter ATP-binding protein — translation MSKAQILLRLIRFTYNYKASILLLVILGFLSVGFSVLQPLPVKYIIDNVLSNHPLPENLRSLFLYFGEVPGDKQLLLILVIASVLMVIGTSVLSYISTAVTTKVCQRLVYDFSVALFDKMQKLSLSFFSKNNVGDLMARLSGDTYVIYSVVGGIMLPTILSVTSLVSMFYVMYTINSGLALLAISTVPLFAILLFVFNKPMTHTSTYQSVVSGHLWSFMQQSLSAVKVIQAYSRESFTREQFKKQSHQYNQASLANTRIGMVYNGLIGIVTGIATAIVIGIGGYKGLNGEITTGELFLFISYIGSLFGPVNSLASIIVSSFSITARAKRVFEILDSEEVVSEKSDAVELTSIEGHVELRNVSFGYGIKHDASAILNNFNLEVDAGKVVAIVGPTGAGKTSMISLLLRFYDPWEGDVFIDGKNLKDVTLSSLRRNITLVLQDAFIFPISVADNIAFGKPGAARDEIIAAAKAAQAHEFISRLPEGYDTVVSEGGLSLSGGEKQRLSLARAFLRDSPILILDEPTSAMDVQTEAKIFKALSTYSAGRTVFIISHRLSTVRHADMIISIKDGVIVEKGNHETLLQGGKVYAEFYKHQGVAG, via the coding sequence ATGAGCAAAGCGCAGATACTTCTTCGTTTAATAAGATTTACGTATAACTACAAGGCAAGCATCCTATTGTTGGTGATCCTGGGTTTTTTAAGTGTTGGTTTCAGCGTGCTTCAGCCCCTGCCTGTGAAGTACATAATTGATAATGTGCTTTCAAATCATCCACTTCCTGAAAATTTGAGAAGTTTATTCTTGTATTTTGGAGAGGTTCCTGGCGATAAACAATTACTTCTCATTCTAGTAATTGCTTCTGTTTTAATGGTTATAGGAACGTCTGTTTTATCTTATATATCTACCGCTGTTACCACTAAAGTTTGCCAAAGGCTAGTTTATGATTTCTCCGTGGCTCTGTTCGATAAAATGCAGAAGCTTTCCCTTTCTTTTTTTTCTAAGAACAACGTGGGTGACTTGATGGCGCGGCTTTCGGGTGATACGTATGTCATCTATTCTGTTGTTGGAGGTATCATGTTGCCAACTATACTTTCTGTTACATCACTCGTGTCTATGTTTTACGTGATGTACACAATCAATTCAGGTCTTGCATTATTAGCAATTTCCACCGTTCCTCTTTTTGCTATTCTTTTATTTGTTTTCAATAAACCAATGACCCACACCTCTACTTATCAATCTGTAGTGTCAGGTCATCTCTGGTCGTTTATGCAGCAAAGCTTATCTGCAGTAAAAGTTATACAAGCTTACTCAAGAGAAAGCTTTACACGCGAACAATTTAAAAAGCAGAGTCATCAATACAATCAAGCCTCTTTGGCAAACACCAGGATCGGCATGGTGTACAATGGGTTGATTGGTATTGTTACCGGAATTGCTACGGCCATTGTTATTGGTATTGGAGGGTACAAAGGATTGAATGGAGAAATAACCACGGGAGAACTATTTCTTTTTATTAGTTATATCGGTAGCCTATTCGGACCTGTGAATTCTTTGGCTAGTATAATTGTTTCTTCATTTTCAATCACAGCAAGAGCAAAAAGAGTATTTGAGATACTTGACTCAGAGGAGGTAGTAAGTGAAAAATCTGATGCTGTAGAATTAACAAGTATAGAAGGACATGTGGAGTTGCGCAATGTTTCATTTGGTTATGGTATCAAACATGATGCAAGCGCCATTTTGAACAACTTCAATTTAGAAGTAGACGCTGGAAAAGTAGTGGCAATTGTAGGTCCAACAGGCGCTGGTAAAACATCAATGATTTCTTTGCTTCTACGCTTCTATGATCCATGGGAAGGCGATGTATTTATTGACGGCAAAAATCTAAAGGATGTTACTTTATCGTCACTAAGAAGAAATATTACTCTTGTTCTGCAGGATGCTTTCATCTTTCCAATATCTGTTGCAGATAATATTGCTTTTGGAAAACCAGGGGCAGCAAGAGATGAAATAATAGCTGCAGCAAAAGCTGCTCAGGCTCATGAATTCATAAGCAGGCTACCTGAAGGATATGATACAGTGGTTAGTGAAGGCGGCTTATCCTTGTCGGGTGGAGAGAAGCAACGTTTATCATTAGCAAGAGCATTCTTGAGAGATAGTCCAATTCTGATCTTAGATGAACCCACATCAGCAATGGACGTTCAAACAGAAGCCAAAATTTTTAAAGCTTTATCTACTTACTCAGCAGGGAGAACAGTATTTATAATATCACACCGCCTTTCCACGGTGCGACATGCTGATATGATCATTTCAATAAAAGATGGAGTGATTGTAGAAAAAGGAAATCATGAAACTTTATTACAAGGGGGGAAAGTGTATGCGGAATTTTATAAACATCAAGGCGTTGCCGGCTAA
- a CDS encoding acyltransferase — MHKNIAQNLLCNEQGELSIEYDWYPAPLPKNIHLDEMTYPDTAYSFATFHSEKKDGFKLGYASGNYGHSIIMAGKSGVINVGKYVVLECTNLISNSSIFIGDHCMFSWGSIVTDSWLNLQSSSIGTRREMLKEAAHSKTRHVEFLHPKPVIIEENVWVGFDAIIMPGVHLGRGCIVGCKAVVREDVPPYAVVTGNPARTIKYLEANDTDEAKQEALRTLLVV, encoded by the coding sequence ATGCATAAAAATATTGCTCAAAACCTGCTTTGTAACGAGCAGGGTGAATTGTCCATTGAGTATGATTGGTATCCTGCCCCTTTGCCTAAAAATATTCATCTGGACGAGATGACATATCCAGATACGGCCTATTCATTTGCTACTTTTCATTCGGAAAAAAAGGATGGGTTTAAGTTAGGGTATGCCAGCGGCAATTATGGTCATAGTATCATTATGGCTGGAAAGAGCGGAGTAATTAATGTGGGTAAGTATGTAGTCTTGGAGTGTACTAATTTAATATCTAATTCATCGATCTTTATAGGGGACCATTGCATGTTCTCATGGGGCTCAATTGTAACCGACTCATGGTTAAATCTACAGTCAAGTTCTATAGGAACGAGGAGAGAAATGTTGAAAGAAGCTGCCCATTCCAAGACACGACATGTAGAATTCTTACATCCAAAACCAGTAATCATTGAAGAAAATGTCTGGGTAGGTTTCGATGCTATTATCATGCCGGGTGTTCATCTAGGACGAGGATGTATTGTTGGATGCAAAGCAGTTGTACGGGAGGACGTTCCGCCTTACGCAGTAGTTACGGGCAACCCAGCTAGAACTATTAAATATCTGGAGGCGAATGATACAGATGAAGCTAAACAAGAGGCTTTAAGAACTTTGTTAGTAGTTTGA